Proteins found in one Mycoplasma ovis str. Michigan genomic segment:
- a CDS encoding adenylosuccinate synthase produces MSKNLQFSALVGLQFGDEGKGKIVDLLSSSFDYVIRYQGGDNAGHTIYHQGEKFVLRTIPSGIFNTSAIIAPGVTVNPFLLLEEISTLEKLLGHNLKGKLFIALQSNVIFDFHIEWDKLCEKLRGCSKIGSTLRGIGPAYADKSARLGLKFVDLFNKDNLKEKLEMNLRLKNPVFEKYGCDLFESNELAERYFKVAEQLKDYFVDYYSFISKEISSNKSFLLEGSQGILLDIDLGTYPFVTSSNIVSSIYHGAYLPVNSLGKIMGACKVYTSRVGSGPLPTEFKEEEKEIEELIREKGREYGSNTVRARRLGWLDLSALKYSIALTGVTELTLSLVDVFVKDNFPKFKVCIGYKNQNNEKVSFSEIVGGKHFGKEIIPVYKEFECWNDNYSKITKFADFSTEFRNFVEFLESELSIRISLISFGKNKDDHVFRD; encoded by the coding sequence GTGAGCAAGAACCTTCAGTTCTCTGCTTTAGTTGGTCTGCAATTCGGGGACGAGGGGAAAGGAAAGATAGTTGATTTACTATCTTCCTCTTTTGACTATGTGATTAGATATCAAGGAGGAGATAATGCTGGACACACTATTTATCACCAAGGAGAAAAGTTTGTTTTAAGAACAATACCTTCAGGAATTTTTAATACCTCTGCAATAATCGCCCCAGGAGTAACAGTTAATCCATTTTTATTGTTGGAAGAAATTTCAACATTAGAAAAATTATTGGGACACAATTTAAAAGGAAAGTTATTTATAGCTTTACAGTCGAATGTAATTTTTGATTTTCATATTGAATGAGATAAGTTATGTGAAAAGTTAAGGGGGTGTTCTAAGATTGGAAGTACTTTGAGAGGCATAGGTCCTGCCTATGCAGACAAGAGTGCCAGATTAGGCTTAAAGTTTGTGGATCTTTTTAACAAGGACAATTTAAAAGAGAAATTGGAAATGAATTTGAGACTTAAAAATCCTGTGTTTGAAAAATATGGTTGTGACCTTTTTGAATCTAATGAATTAGCTGAAAGATACTTTAAAGTAGCAGAACAACTAAAAGATTATTTCGTTGATTATTACTCTTTTATTTCTAAAGAAATTTCTAGTAATAAATCTTTTTTATTAGAAGGAAGTCAGGGAATTCTTTTAGATATTGATTTGGGAACTTATCCCTTTGTTACTTCCTCTAATATTGTTAGCTCCATTTATCATGGAGCATATTTGCCTGTAAATTCTTTGGGAAAAATAATGGGAGCTTGTAAGGTATACACTTCTAGAGTTGGTTCTGGTCCGTTACCAACTGAATTTAAAGAGGAAGAGAAAGAAATTGAAGAATTAATAAGAGAAAAGGGTAGAGAGTATGGTTCTAATACAGTTAGAGCTAGAAGACTTGGATGATTAGATTTAAGTGCGCTTAAGTACTCCATTGCCTTAACTGGAGTGACTGAATTAACTTTATCTTTGGTAGATGTATTTGTTAAAGATAATTTCCCAAAGTTTAAGGTTTGTATTGGATATAAAAACCAAAATAATGAAAAAGTTAGTTTTTCAGAGATTGTAGGAGGAAAACACTTTGGAAAAGAGATAATTCCAGTTTATAAAGAGTTTGAATGTTGAAACGACAATTATTCAAAGATAACTAAGTTTGCTGATTTTTCTACTGAATTTAGAAATTTCGTAGAATTTCTAGAATCTGAATTAAGTATTAGAATCTCTCTGATTTCATTTGGAAAGAATAAAGATGATCACGTATTCAGGGATTAA
- a CDS encoding class I tRNA ligase family protein: protein MPLKLFDSLSQTTKYLPKKQLITIYVCGPTLYNYLHLGNLRPIVIFDFLIRYLKYKNLDYKYIQNLTDIDEKIFISAKEKGLTSSELTSQYTNSFFHIYRKLNLIQPDLLPRVSEHISEIKWVINSLIARDQAYWDKPSQTIKFLQPTKDKSLNYFTSYEDQVSEEANFALWKENINSSEDYESPWFRGIPGWHVECFAMLNKYFELPITIHGGGVDLKFPHHENVNLLSRSACNCEIAEIWIHIGQVLNEAGKLSKSSNFSWKVEDCAKNYSWDLLRYIFLKAKYNKPQTITKTNLDNYWSEWKSFISALNYSRIILERERINEEFNEIHIKQLDQQIIDSLENDLNLPEILSLLEVWKQSLLNAIKLNHIQDMIFYRKKLSFHLNWLGFAVPKLNSEELNLARDWFDLVDSKDYQKADLIRAQLQEKIIIP, encoded by the coding sequence ATGCCTTTAAAGTTATTTGACAGTTTATCTCAAACAACTAAATATCTTCCTAAAAAACAACTAATTACTATATATGTTTGTGGTCCTACTTTGTACAACTACTTACATTTAGGAAATCTAAGACCAATAGTCATCTTTGATTTCCTAATCAGATATCTCAAATACAAGAACTTAGATTACAAATATATCCAAAATCTAACAGATATTGATGAAAAGATATTTATTAGTGCAAAAGAAAAGGGGTTAACATCCTCTGAATTAACCTCACAATACACTAACTCTTTTTTCCATATATATAGAAAACTTAATTTAATTCAACCTGATCTCTTACCTAGAGTTAGTGAGCACATCTCTGAAATTAAATGAGTTATCAATAGTTTGATTGCGAGGGATCAAGCTTACTGAGACAAGCCCTCACAAACTATCAAATTTCTTCAGCCAACTAAAGATAAATCACTAAATTATTTCACCTCTTACGAAGATCAGGTTTCTGAAGAGGCTAATTTCGCACTCTGAAAAGAAAATATTAATAGTTCTGAAGATTATGAATCCCCCTGATTTAGGGGAATACCTGGTTGGCATGTGGAATGTTTTGCTATGTTAAATAAATATTTTGAACTCCCAATAACTATTCACGGGGGAGGAGTGGACTTAAAGTTCCCGCACCACGAAAATGTGAACTTACTAAGCAGATCTGCATGCAATTGTGAAATTGCAGAAATTTGAATTCACATAGGTCAAGTTTTGAATGAAGCAGGAAAACTTTCTAAATCTTCTAACTTTAGTTGGAAAGTCGAAGACTGTGCAAAAAACTACTCTTGAGATCTTTTGAGATATATTTTTTTGAAGGCAAAATATAACAAGCCTCAAACTATAACTAAAACTAATCTTGATAATTACTGATCAGAATGAAAGAGTTTTATTAGTGCCTTAAATTATTCTCGAATTATTCTAGAAAGAGAAAGAATCAATGAAGAATTTAATGAAATACATATCAAGCAATTAGATCAACAAATTATTGACAGCCTAGAGAATGACTTAAATTTGCCTGAAATTTTGTCATTACTAGAAGTTTGAAAACAATCTCTTTTAAATGCGATTAAGTTAAATCACATTCAAGATATGATTTTTTATCGAAAAAAATTAAGTTTTCACTTAAATTGACTGGGATTTGCCGTACCAAAACTAAATTCTGAAGAACTTAATTTAGCTAGAGATTGATTTGATTTAGTCGATTCTAAAGATTATCAAAAAGCTGATTTGATTAGAGCTCAACTCCAAGAAAAGATAATAATTCCTTAA
- a CDS encoding L-lactate dehydrogenase: METTKIAVIGCGAVGSSFLYSAIHQGLASEYGLLDYVTEFARGQALDLEDAIPHFPFRPRIKVIEDYSELKNYQILVITAGRAQKEGETRLQMIRDNAVIMKGIAEKVKDSGFNGIVLICSNPVDVLTYVFKKVTGFHNKRVIGSGTVLDTNRLKVEVIKALDVAPASLEGTFVLGEHGDSSLVTFSMMKVSGLSINRCEEVHYPNSPFCCSDYEEKLEKVVYKKAYEIISRKRATHYGIGVAMTKILQAIIYNTREILPVSSVLHGEYGLSEVAISVPTIVGSCGIESIVVVPLKDKERSKLENSVKILKDNIETIRDLI, encoded by the coding sequence ATGGAAACTACTAAGATAGCAGTAATCGGTTGTGGAGCAGTAGGTTCCTCTTTCCTTTATTCTGCTATTCATCAAGGCCTTGCTTCTGAATATGGTTTATTGGATTATGTGACTGAATTTGCAAGAGGTCAAGCTTTAGATTTAGAAGATGCAATACCACATTTTCCATTCAGACCAAGAATTAAAGTAATTGAAGATTATTCAGAATTAAAGAACTACCAAATTTTAGTTATTACTGCTGGGAGAGCTCAAAAGGAAGGTGAAACCAGATTACAAATGATTAGAGACAATGCAGTTATCATGAAGGGAATTGCTGAGAAAGTAAAAGATTCTGGATTCAATGGAATAGTTCTTATTTGTTCTAATCCAGTTGATGTTTTGACATATGTGTTTAAAAAAGTTACAGGATTTCATAACAAAAGAGTTATTGGTTCTGGAACTGTTTTGGACACTAATAGATTAAAAGTTGAAGTTATAAAAGCTTTGGATGTTGCCCCAGCTAGTTTGGAGGGAACTTTCGTTTTAGGAGAACATGGAGATAGTTCTCTAGTTACCTTCTCAATGATGAAGGTGTCTGGATTAAGCATTAACAGATGTGAAGAAGTTCACTACCCTAATTCCCCTTTCTGTTGTTCTGATTATGAAGAAAAGTTGGAAAAAGTGGTTTATAAGAAAGCTTATGAAATTATTAGTAGAAAGAGAGCGACTCACTATGGAATTGGAGTTGCAATGACTAAGATATTGCAAGCTATTATTTATAACACTAGGGAAATATTGCCAGTTAGTTCTGTGTTACACGGTGAATATGGTTTGTCAGAAGTGGCAATAAGTGTTCCAACTATTGTTGGTTCATGTGGAATCGAGTCAATAGTTGTTGTTCCTCTGAAAGACAAAGAAAGAAGCAAGTTAGAAAATTCAGTGAAAATATTGAAAGACAATATTGAAACCATTCGGGACTTGATTTAG
- a CDS encoding uL11 family ribosomal protein, translating into MFFKSQNRIAKLELIGGQAKPGPALASLGINMVQFSKEFNERSSNRMGERIPVVIEIFPSKAFKFQLKTTPTATLIKKAVSLEKGSSKSKTDIVATLDYSKIVEIAKIKLEDSNTDNLDSMISMIIGTAKQMGVKVANKDSE; encoded by the coding sequence ATGTTTTTTAAATCCCAAAATAGAATAGCTAAGCTGGAATTAATTGGGGGACAAGCAAAGCCTGGGCCAGCTTTAGCCAGCTTAGGAATTAATATGGTTCAATTTTCAAAGGAATTCAATGAAAGAAGTTCCAATAGAATGGGAGAGAGAATTCCAGTAGTTATTGAAATTTTCCCCTCTAAAGCCTTTAAATTTCAGTTAAAAACTACTCCAACTGCAACCTTAATTAAAAAAGCAGTTTCACTAGAAAAGGGATCTTCTAAATCGAAAACTGATATAGTGGCAACTTTGGACTATTCAAAGATAGTCGAAATAGCCAAGATTAAACTAGAAGATTCCAATACTGATAATTTAGATAGTATGATTTCTATGATTATTGGAACAGCAAAACAAATGGGAGTAAAGGTTGCTAACAAGGATTCTGAATAA
- a CDS encoding FGGY family carbohydrate kinase — protein sequence MGSSSFKLILFSSLRGQLNCLETPFDTQYCGNKVEHQALEIWEKLKNQLSSFLSNLSSEDFPQYLSISTQRESVVVWDKNTFEPLSPIISWQDQRTDDYVSSLSQENIEHIRSKTGLWVSSYCSAPKFRYLVKEFIPRLNTEWLWGTLDCWLIYLLSGGKYFVSDYVSASRTALLNLQTLKWDGELCSFFEIPLDKLPKLCQNDHNIGSINLFGKHNLILKGVIGDQQGALYTTYKLRKEKDKLPVSLIYGTGTFLLQLLPSNKAFEEIHKSFPKNSPISISLAWVIDNKASYALELGISNSGKALEWLLRLMKLQAQDLDSVIDSNNIQLDSSPYFIPTLSSKFLLSTPENFDSSIFNLSYETSEKDLIVSFLESMSFSVKVVMNLLLFDREKNYIVAGGGMSKNNFFLELQSSCLDCPMTIYQSEHLSGLGSALLSFSDSSSEISLEHKTITPKSNYSKFLGKRFEIWKDKLDLCQVH from the coding sequence TTAGGTTCTAGTTCTTTTAAGTTAATTCTTTTTTCTTCTCTAAGAGGTCAACTCAATTGTCTAGAAACCCCTTTTGATACTCAGTATTGTGGAAATAAAGTTGAACATCAAGCTTTAGAAATATGAGAAAAGTTGAAGAATCAACTTTCTTCATTTTTAAGTAATTTAAGTTCTGAGGATTTTCCTCAGTATTTATCCATTTCAACTCAAAGAGAAAGTGTTGTAGTTTGAGATAAAAACACTTTTGAACCATTAAGTCCTATTATTTCTTGGCAAGATCAGAGAACTGATGATTATGTTTCTTCATTAAGTCAAGAAAACATAGAACATATTAGGTCTAAAACAGGATTATGAGTTAGTTCTTATTGTTCTGCCCCTAAATTTAGATATTTAGTCAAGGAATTCATTCCTAGACTAAATACTGAATGACTTTGAGGGACTTTGGATTGCTGATTAATTTATTTATTGAGTGGGGGGAAATATTTTGTTTCTGACTATGTGTCAGCTTCCAGAACAGCTTTATTGAATTTACAAACTTTAAAGTGAGATGGAGAGCTCTGTTCTTTTTTTGAGATTCCTCTAGACAAATTACCTAAACTTTGTCAGAATGATCACAATATTGGTTCTATTAATTTGTTTGGAAAACACAATCTAATACTCAAGGGAGTTATTGGAGATCAACAAGGAGCTTTGTATACCACTTATAAATTGAGAAAGGAAAAAGACAAATTACCTGTTTCTTTAATATATGGTACCGGAACATTCTTATTGCAATTATTACCTAGTAATAAAGCATTTGAAGAAATTCATAAGTCTTTTCCTAAAAATAGTCCTATATCGATTAGCTTAGCTTGAGTTATTGACAATAAAGCTAGCTATGCCTTGGAGTTGGGCATTTCAAATTCAGGAAAAGCTTTGGAGTGACTTCTAAGGTTAATGAAATTACAAGCACAAGACTTAGATAGTGTGATAGATTCAAACAATATCCAATTAGATTCTTCACCTTACTTCATACCAACGCTATCTAGTAAGTTTTTGTTGTCAACTCCAGAAAACTTTGATTCTTCAATATTTAATTTGAGTTATGAAACTAGCGAAAAAGATTTAATAGTTTCTTTTTTGGAGTCTATGTCTTTTAGTGTTAAAGTTGTGATGAATTTATTACTTTTTGATAGAGAAAAGAATTACATAGTAGCTGGAGGAGGAATGAGCAAAAACAACTTCTTTTTGGAATTGCAATCAAGTTGTTTAGATTGTCCGATGACAATCTATCAATCTGAACATTTAAGTGGTTTGGGTTCAGCTCTTCTTTCTTTTTCAGACAGTTCTAGCGAGATTTCTCTAGAACATAAAACTATTACTCCAAAATCGAATTATTCTAAATTTTTGGGTAAAAGATTTGAAATTTGGAAGGATAAATTAGATTTATGTCAAGTTCATTAA
- the rlmB gene encoding 23S rRNA (guanosine(2251)-2'-O)-methyltransferase RlmB produces the protein MIEKRLILNGRKGLLEILKNDHLRKLIHNVYLSSSQQQIITECKSLSIPYTIKPKSWLKTLQQEMNAKYSDVFTSLNSKEQLTFPEILEELSQSNSPECIVMLDKLQDPYNFGAIIRTCLAAGVKYIIYSSANNVRLNNSVLKTSQGYALQLNLVMVSNLANALERLKKIGFWSYAASLTPNSKTYFEAEFNPRSIIIMGNEGTGISKHLESLVDWRIKIPLENNVDSLNVSVATGILLYEWVKQKNS, from the coding sequence ATGATTGAGAAAAGACTAATTCTTAATGGTAGAAAAGGTTTATTAGAAATTCTTAAAAATGATCACTTGAGAAAGTTAATTCACAACGTCTACCTTTCTTCATCTCAACAACAAATTATCACTGAATGTAAGTCTTTATCAATACCTTACACTATTAAGCCCAAAAGTTGATTAAAAACTTTGCAACAAGAAATGAATGCAAAATACAGTGATGTATTCACTTCTCTCAATTCCAAAGAACAACTAACATTTCCTGAGATTCTGGAAGAGTTATCTCAATCCAACTCTCCTGAATGTATTGTTATGTTAGATAAATTACAGGACCCCTACAACTTTGGAGCAATCATAAGAACTTGTTTGGCTGCGGGAGTTAAATATATTATTTATTCTTCTGCCAATAATGTCAGACTTAATAATTCTGTATTAAAGACTTCTCAAGGCTATGCTCTTCAGTTGAATTTAGTAATGGTTTCTAATTTAGCTAATGCCTTAGAGAGACTTAAAAAAATAGGATTTTGAAGTTATGCCGCCTCTTTAACTCCTAACTCTAAAACATACTTTGAAGCTGAATTCAATCCCAGAAGCATAATAATTATGGGAAATGAGGGAACTGGAATCTCAAAACATCTGGAATCTTTAGTTGATTGAAGAATCAAGATTCCCCTAGAAAATAATGTTGACTCTTTAAATGTATCTGTAGCTACTGGGATATTACTTTACGAATGGGTTAAACAAAAGAACTCATAA
- the tuf gene encoding elongation factor Tu: protein MSKVKFSRDKEHINVGTIGHIDHGKTTLTAAICTYCSKLGLGEARDYASIDRAPEERERGITINTTHVEYETKTRHYAHVDCPGHSDYIKNMIIGAAQVDGAILVVSATDGPMPQTREHILLAKQVGVQKIVVFLNKCDTFTDPEMLDLVEMEIKELLTSYDYDGDNTPVIRGSALKALEGDPEYEKKIQELLDKLDTYIPVPVREVDKPFLLSVEDVLTITGRGTVVTGRCERGRLKVGEKVEIVGFGETTEAVVTGIEMFRKPLEEVLPGDNAGVLLRSVEKSGVTRGQVLAKPKSITPHSKFKAEVYALKKEEGGRHTAFGQGYKPQFYFRTTDVTGEISLPEGVEMVLPGDHSPIIVSLISPVAVEQGFKFSIREGGKTIGAGTVTEIIE, encoded by the coding sequence ATGTCAAAGGTCAAGTTTAGTAGAGACAAGGAACATATTAACGTTGGTACCATTGGACACATTGACCACGGGAAGACAACTTTAACAGCTGCAATTTGTACTTATTGTTCTAAGTTAGGTTTAGGGGAAGCTAGAGATTACGCTTCAATTGACAGAGCTCCAGAGGAAAGAGAAAGAGGAATTACTATTAATACTACTCACGTAGAGTATGAAACCAAGACTAGACACTATGCTCACGTTGACTGCCCTGGTCACTCTGACTACATTAAGAATATGATTATTGGGGCCGCACAAGTTGATGGTGCTATTCTTGTTGTTTCAGCTACAGATGGACCTATGCCACAAACTAGAGAACACATTCTTTTGGCAAAGCAAGTAGGTGTTCAAAAGATAGTAGTTTTCTTGAACAAGTGTGACACTTTTACAGACCCAGAAATGCTTGATCTTGTTGAAATGGAAATTAAGGAATTGTTAACCTCTTATGACTATGATGGTGACAATACGCCTGTTATTAGAGGTTCCGCTCTTAAAGCTTTGGAGGGAGATCCTGAATATGAAAAGAAAATACAAGAACTTTTGGATAAGTTGGATACTTATATTCCAGTTCCTGTAAGAGAAGTTGATAAGCCATTCCTTCTATCAGTTGAGGATGTTCTAACCATCACTGGTAGAGGAACTGTAGTTACTGGTAGATGTGAAAGAGGTAGATTAAAAGTTGGAGAAAAAGTTGAAATTGTTGGATTTGGAGAAACCACTGAAGCTGTTGTTACCGGAATTGAAATGTTTAGAAAGCCTTTGGAAGAAGTATTGCCGGGTGATAACGCTGGAGTATTGCTTAGAAGCGTAGAAAAGAGTGGAGTAACTAGAGGTCAAGTTCTTGCAAAACCAAAGTCTATTACTCCTCACTCTAAGTTCAAGGCAGAAGTTTATGCATTGAAAAAAGAAGAAGGGGGAAGACACACAGCTTTTGGTCAAGGTTACAAGCCTCAGTTCTATTTCAGAACCACTGATGTTACTGGAGAAATTTCATTGCCAGAAGGAGTTGAAATGGTTCTACCGGGAGACCACTCACCAATCATAGTTTCTTTGATTAGTCCTGTTGCTGTTGAACAAGGATTTAAATTTTCTATTCGAGAAGGAGGAAAAACTATTGGAGCTGGAACAGTAACAGAAATTATAGAATAG
- a CDS encoding 30S ribosomal protein S15, which translates to MSAEAKQTTEFTCGHHVHQLRVCWKRIQKLQQHLKKNKKDFYSKLALSKLLSKRRKFLNYLKKNSPDHYKLVMKETAIN; encoded by the coding sequence ATGAGTGCGGAAGCTAAACAAACTACAGAGTTTACATGCGGTCATCATGTGCATCAATTAAGAGTTTGTTGGAAGAGAATACAAAAACTTCAACAACATCTTAAAAAGAATAAAAAAGATTTTTATAGTAAATTAGCTTTATCTAAGTTACTTTCTAAGAGAAGAAAGTTTCTTAATTACTTAAAGAAAAATTCTCCAGATCACTACAAGTTAGTGATGAAAGAAACTGCTATTAATTAG
- a CDS encoding DHH family phosphoesterase, which produces MSIMSKISLATFSAFMGKLLNKKQVEEDKFISEKAKERDNFLKQFPHYINAAKQIVIFPHVNPDGDCLGGAFGMRETLRAQFSDKNIYVVGTSQGIFPWLEMDFDEIPLDFDYSSSLALIVDSGTSDRVQRFQDFFGNPETQKWGAVIRVDHHDNKQDYHTDLSWVDTSYAACCGQLFQICDYYQWHMPKRAATFFYLGLLTDSGFFSNAEVSPRTFVIAAKALRAGADREFLISNLKRTHELEARLKGYILENFVQEERFAWFFMKNEAVEKFKPYSLTSNQVTSLSNIEDNVMWILLAEASATEIRVSFRSVGTFDVKKIAEEFGGGGHFNASGTTLTSPDQVKALITRARKLVKEFIEHGGGMSKDVLAEQAKEEFDKQINPAYRLDLTPEEKISLDEQRELIEQTHNSLASQEKIREAESIVNSDKAFDSFLDKPETFSDVKVEDDSKIATSTVLPEFDDSEKKDSQ; this is translated from the coding sequence ATGTCTATAATGTCCAAGATTAGTTTGGCAACATTTAGCGCTTTCATGGGGAAGTTGCTTAATAAAAAACAAGTAGAAGAAGACAAGTTTATCTCCGAGAAAGCAAAAGAAAGAGATAACTTCTTAAAGCAATTTCCACATTACATTAATGCGGCAAAACAGATAGTAATATTTCCACATGTTAATCCCGATGGAGACTGCTTGGGAGGAGCTTTCGGGATGAGAGAAACATTGAGAGCTCAATTTAGTGACAAAAATATATATGTAGTAGGAACTAGTCAAGGGATTTTTCCTTGATTAGAAATGGATTTTGATGAAATTCCATTAGATTTTGACTATTCTTCTTCTTTGGCACTTATAGTTGATTCGGGAACTAGCGATAGAGTCCAAAGATTTCAAGATTTTTTTGGAAATCCAGAAACACAAAAATGAGGGGCCGTTATTAGAGTAGACCATCACGATAATAAACAAGATTATCACACAGATCTTTCCTGAGTAGATACAAGCTATGCAGCTTGTTGCGGACAATTATTTCAAATTTGTGACTATTATCAATGGCACATGCCTAAGAGAGCTGCAACTTTCTTTTATTTGGGATTGTTAACAGATAGTGGTTTTTTTTCAAATGCAGAAGTATCACCAAGAACTTTTGTAATAGCCGCTAAGGCTTTGAGAGCTGGCGCAGATAGAGAATTTTTGATAAGTAACTTAAAAAGAACACATGAATTAGAGGCCAGACTGAAAGGTTATATCCTAGAAAACTTTGTTCAAGAAGAAAGATTTGCTTGATTCTTTATGAAGAATGAAGCAGTTGAGAAGTTTAAGCCATATTCTTTGACTTCTAATCAAGTCACCAGTTTATCCAATATAGAGGACAATGTTATGTGAATCTTGTTGGCAGAGGCTAGTGCCACTGAAATTAGAGTAAGTTTTAGGTCTGTTGGTACCTTTGATGTCAAGAAAATAGCTGAAGAGTTTGGAGGAGGAGGGCATTTCAATGCCTCTGGTACAACATTAACTAGTCCAGATCAAGTTAAAGCCTTAATTACTAGGGCTAGAAAACTAGTTAAAGAATTTATAGAACATGGAGGAGGGATGAGTAAAGATGTGTTGGCGGAACAAGCTAAAGAGGAATTTGATAAACAAATAAATCCTGCTTATAGATTGGACTTAACCCCAGAAGAGAAGATTTCTTTAGATGAGCAAAGAGAATTGATAGAGCAAACTCACAACAGTTTAGCTAGTCAAGAAAAGATTCGGGAGGCAGAATCTATTGTAAATTCTGATAAGGCATTTGATAGTTTCTTGGATAAACCAGAAACTTTTAGTGATGTTAAGGTAGAAGATGATTCAAAAATAGCAACCTCTACTGTTTTACCAGAATTTGATGATTCAGAAAAAAAGGATTCTCAGTAA
- the rpmA gene encoding 50S ribosomal protein L27: MASKKGVGSTKNGRDSAPKYLGAKLSDGQFAKAGQIIYRQRGFKVHPGDNVGFGKDHTLYAKISGIVIYQKFKGSKTRVKVIEKFDNQQLS; encoded by the coding sequence ATGGCTTCAAAAAAAGGAGTAGGTTCAACTAAGAATGGAAGAGATTCAGCTCCCAAGTATTTAGGGGCAAAGCTAAGTGATGGACAGTTTGCTAAAGCTGGTCAAATAATTTATAGACAAAGAGGATTCAAGGTTCATCCTGGAGATAATGTTGGTTTTGGAAAAGACCATACACTTTATGCCAAGATTTCCGGAATAGTTATTTACCAAAAATTTAAAGGAAGTAAAACAAGAGTTAAGGTAATTGAGAAGTTTGATAACCAACAGCTTTCTTAA
- a CDS encoding 50S ribosomal protein L1 — translation MELKEALTKILENKKSSFVESVDVAILLAIQPKKHDQNIKERYLLPNPVIKKPIKILVFDESLGEEEAKKAGIDYLGGEDTIQKIQQGWMDFQLIISSHQSMPKLLRLGKILGPKGLLPSPKNGTVVKDTREAVEIFRKGQKTLQNDSVGNVHLSIGQTSFSIEQLEENFNYLIKFLRAKKPPAVKSQFIKKISLSSTMGKSYELTMSSLSY, via the coding sequence ATGGAGTTAAAGGAAGCTTTAACAAAAATACTGGAAAATAAAAAAAGTAGTTTTGTTGAAAGTGTTGATGTTGCCATTCTACTTGCTATTCAACCAAAGAAACACGATCAAAATATTAAGGAAAGATATCTCCTTCCAAATCCAGTGATTAAGAAACCAATTAAAATATTGGTTTTTGATGAATCTTTAGGAGAAGAAGAGGCGAAAAAAGCCGGCATTGATTATTTAGGTGGAGAAGATACCATTCAAAAAATTCAACAAGGTTGAATGGATTTTCAACTAATTATTTCTTCCCATCAATCTATGCCTAAATTATTGAGATTGGGAAAGATTTTAGGGCCTAAAGGCCTTTTACCTTCGCCGAAAAACGGTACTGTTGTGAAGGATACTAGAGAAGCGGTTGAGATTTTTAGAAAGGGTCAAAAAACTCTTCAAAATGATAGTGTCGGGAATGTTCACTTATCAATAGGTCAAACTTCTTTTTCTATAGAACAATTAGAGGAAAACTTTAATTACTTAATTAAGTTTTTAAGAGCAAAAAAACCTCCTGCAGTTAAATCTCAATTTATTAAAAAAATTTCCCTATCTTCCACTATGGGCAAATCGTATGAATTAACTATGTCTTCTTTGAGTTACTAG